One segment of Papaver somniferum cultivar HN1 unplaced genomic scaffold, ASM357369v1 unplaced-scaffold_137, whole genome shotgun sequence DNA contains the following:
- the LOC113334645 gene encoding uncharacterized protein LOC113334645, whose amino-acid sequence MEIDLNQLPENNDNFNLPPPPPPPPPPNPPDLNLPAEEEPIFPTNIQWKRSVERLWRAAKNSIQNGSPANVSSRMPKKIGRKKIQIDLEMMSLIPFRRRTNIRSTTKALGMSKTTVWRRIKDGSIKAHSNAIKPGFSLKTRIARLKHCLEMLDESVSPTVFSGMYDRIHIDEKWFYMSKTTQKYYLHPMEASPVRRCTSKNFIPKFMFLSALARPRYDEYVNTPFDGKIGMWAFVFMEAAKRKSKNRVAGTLEMKPIKSITQKVTREFLINKLLPAIIQKWPHDGRTIFIQQDNARPHIAIGDEQFCEAVREFGLDARICFQPPNSPDLNVNDLGYFRSIDEHQHSEAPNTVPELVAGVEKSFREYPSYLINNVFLTLQTCMNEILKKKGDYDYYIPHMKKDHLIRIGELPTCIQCDSEVITAAKEAPEALQHQLYQQENETPHE is encoded by the exons ATGGAAATTGATTTGAATCAATTGCCAGAAAATAATGATAACTTTAATTTACCTCCACCACCCCCTCCCCCACCCCCTCCTAATCCTCCTGATTTGAATCTACCCGCAGAAGAAGAGCCGATTTTTCCTACCAACATACAGT GGAAAAGATCCGTTGAAAGACTTTGGCGTGCTGCAAAAAACAGTATTCAAAATGGAAGTCCTGCTAATGTTTCCTCAAGAATGCCCAAAAAGATTGGTCGCAAAAAAATACAGATTGATCTGGAGATGATGAGCTTGATTCCTTTCCGTCGGAGAACAAATATAAGATCAACAACAAAGGCTTTGGGGATGTCAAAGACCACTGTTTGGAGAAGAATCAAAGATGGAAGTATTAAAGCACACTCAAATGCTATTAAACCAGGCTTCTCACTCAAAACAAGAATAGCAAGACTTAAGCATTGTCTTGAGATGCTAGATGAGAGTGTATCCCCAACAGTATTTTCTGGTATGTACGACCGTATTCACATTGATGAAAAGTGGTTCTATATGTCTAAGACGACTCAAAAGTATTATCTTCATCCAATGGAAGCGTCGCCGGTACGTAGATGTACCAGTAAGAATTTTATTCCAAAATTTATGTTTTTGTCGGCATTAGCTCGTCCCCGATATGATGAATACGTAAATACTCCATTCGACGGGAAAATTGGAATGTGGGCGTTCGTTTTTATGGAGGCCGCAAAGAGGAAAAGCAAAAATCGAGTTGCAGGTACTCTTGAGATGAAACCGATTAAGTCAATCACACAAAAGGTTACTCGCGAGTTTTTGATCAACAAACTACTCCCTGCTATCATACAAAAATGGCCACATGACGGTCGTACAATCTTCATTCAACAAGATAATGCAAGGCCACACATTGCTATTGGTGATGAACAATTTTGTGAAGCTGTTCGAGAATTTGGATTGGATGCGCGCATATGTTTTCAACCTCCAAATAGTCCAGATTTAAATGTCAATGATCTTGGATATTTTAGATCTATAGATGAACATCAACACTCCGAGGCTCCAAATACCGTGCCTGAATTGGTTGCGGGCGTGGAAAAGTCTTTTCGAGAGTATCCAAGTTACCTGATAAACAACGTATTTCTAACGTTACAAACGTGCATGAAtgaaatattaaagaagaaaggaGATTATGATTATTATATCCCACATATGAAGAAAGATCATTTGATTAGAATTGGTGAATTGCCAACTTGCATTCAGTGTGACAGTGAAGTCATAACCGCAGCAAAAGAAGCGCCTGAGGCTCTACAACATCAACTATATCAACAAGAAAATGAAACACCACATGAATGA